The Gouania willdenowi chromosome 5, fGouWil2.1, whole genome shotgun sequence sequence CTtctaatatattgtttttttcctcaatcCAAGCCAGGTTTTGGTATTAAAGTCTTTGAGAAATCACACAAATGTTTTCGTCACATAACTCGTACAAACACGCATTCATTCTGAGTGTGAGCTTGTGTTTTCCCAAAGATCTTTGCTGTAATCTGCCGTTCTGTTCTGTTCACAGTAAAACGCTTCAGGGAACCCAAGCACGAACGCAGACCTTGGAAGATCTGGTAAGACCTTTGATCCTTCTACGCAGGGACGGggtcaattagaattgtaattgcataattcagaggtgggcaactggcggtcctttgtgtggcccccatggtaaatgtgaaaaatgactccaaaacacagaaaaatacacaaaacacaaaaaatacataaacatgagacataagacaacaaagtttttacacAATTCAAGTGATGAACTGAGGTCTGCTTCTGCAGAAGCTGCacgcgtgcatgtgagtgagagaggggggagggggggaggtggtaaaggcggagccattggggaggctacattcaaaatcatactcgcttttgaaaatcacctaccctacctttaagtctcagatttgtcattattctaaatgttgagtGAATGTTAATAACTCGGCCCTCGAGTCAGACGGTCACATTTTTGAAGACTCTGCTGTCATAgtagttgcccacctctggcgtaattgataattatgatgtaatagtaattgaaaaaatgttttgctgTTGCAATCTTCATTAACTGGTAAATGAGTTCAgatatgtaattgtattttgcatggaaattatattttttaaaaatgacaattacaCAAACCTGTGGAAATTTGCAGTTCTATGGCATACACAtgcatagttaacaattattaaaatatgtttcaggtCAACTTTTCCCAATGACAGATCTGTTgaggataattttaccatttaaaaaataaatacaatgaaatttAGGGGGAGACTGTCCGAAAAAAGGCtgagatgtccacaccaaaaatatttaaaaaaaaaaaaatgttttcatggaAAAGGAAgtctaacaacaaaaacaagagatgaaaaatacattagatgatagataacatgttttagtgtattttatagctgatttaagGCGTTCGTCAaattgacccattatcataagagatggaaacagaggttatttattaaaggctcagtaattgggtttaactgtaattgaacttaagtaattgagaacgtaattgactttcagggagaaaataattgttgtaattttagttgtaattggaagAAATGCCGGTtaccgtaatcgtaattgagttgtaattaaagGCTGTGCGATATGaactaaaactcatatctcgatattttttctcaaaatggcgatgtaTATACGATAATTCTTgataatttaattcaaattaagtataaccagaaagacaattcagggttttgctgatgaaaaatgccaaataggctcatttattaacaaacagctgcacaatatgagccacttttgacttttcctcctttaagggacagcacgtgtgagtgtgttctgtagtgtggcctttaacatgttcaactGTCTGTTCACATTCAGCTAAGaccttcaaccttttcaacttttttcaactttttcaacccatttcattttttgttaatcttttttcaactttattgctaatattcagctaatgctaggttaggctaatgctaacattaggttaatgctagggtaatgctaacgttagggctaggctaatgctaatgcgcttgttaggttcatgctaatgctcgtttactgctaatgctaggttaatattaattCTAGATTAGTGCTAGTGTCAGGCTTATGTTATTGCtaagttattgttaatgctaagttaatgcttttgttaggttattgttattgctaatgctaggttcatgctaatgttaggctaatgctgacATTAGacttatgctaatgttaggctaatgctgacATTAGACTTATGCTGATGtgaggctaatgataatgttaggttaatgataatgctaatgctaagctaatgcagtgtgacgcggGCCTTACTTGCATTTTCTTAAGGAAATGCAAATGTTCTAGTTATTCTACATAACCACACCTCATTGGTTGTTCTAGATAAAGCTTTAAAAGTTAATTTTCCTCCTTCTGCTGCAGGTTTCTGGACACTTCCAAACAGGCCATCGGAATGCTTTTCATTCACTTCGCTAACGTCTACCTGTCGGACCTCACAGAGTCGGATCCCTGCTCGCTGTGAgccaagttcctccatcataGATAAaaactaagtgtgtgtgtgtgtgtcgagtGTAATAAATGCTGCTTTTTTCTACTTCTAGATACCTCATTAATTTCCTATTAGATGCTTCTTTGGGCATGCTGCTAATCTATGCAGGGGTGAGAGCCGTCAGTGCAGTAGTAGAATGGAGGCAGTGGGAGTCGCTACGCTTTGGAGAATATGGTGAGTGTTTACACAGAGATGCCTGTTCTATCAagtagagcaggggttctcaaccttggggtcggaagATACTAGGAGGGCCAGCTGCCTTTAAgaactaatattattttttctttttaactatGTGagacaatttttgcttatttttacccttttttttcaaccacaccaaacttgccatattttaacctattttcatcactttttctagccatgtttttgctccttttaatgcatttttgctacatcacTCCCATGTCCGccacttctccattaaatttcaatgccttttctgcacatttttccactttcaaagatattttcagcacttataaacctttacCAAGACTTTTCCCACCAAATGTAgcttatgttgacccattattgtcacttttagcctCCTTCCACCATATTTCGTGCTTATTTTAGCCAATTTAACCAAATTCAAGATTTGTCATACCCATCATTTGCCagttaaagtaattgttccaatattgacactttgaaccctttttgacactttttctgtctgtttttggccactgtaatttgcaactttaaaccaattactgttgtttttaaaatccaatttcaccaccttttcctccatttttggtcacttttaacccatttttatttctgattaaaacaaggatttacatctttaaaatggcTGTATACTCTGGCCCAAATTATAAAGAATGttttggataacagtggatattattcagataaataaatacatgtggtgatcacagattcatagaacaatggaccatcattttgctgattttatgaTTGATTTATGAgtcccaaaaatctctcccctttattcccccttatagatggctctgtctccacatgactgttcttcaatgttcatgtctgtgttcaaccacctttcgGTACTGTGgaggtccccggtctctgggacctttattttgggggttgctgactgaaaaggttgagaaccactgcagtagAGGGCAGTAAAGCCTCTGTGCTGCAATGCAGTCACAGCATCTgcacttttgtgtgtgtgtgtgtgttgtgtgtgtgtgcaggtgagCCAGTGCAGTGCACAGCGTGGTTGGGTCAGTGCATCCTCTACATCCTCATTGTGATGTTTGAGAAAGTCTTAATGATGTTGGTCCTGCTCATCCCGCAGTGGAAGAAGGTGAGAAAAAAGCACAGAGCATTGAATTGAAATGAGAATATCCAGGATATTCTCCTTTGTCCTTTTATTGGACTCAAATCattttatcaatattttcatgTTCTGTCAGCTGGCAGAGGAGCTCGACAACAAATTGTACAAAACACCATATGATACAAAGAACAGTCTTCTAGACAacgttaataaaataaaaaatatgtaatacTGTTGGACAACATTGAAGAGGCTATAATAAGCATTAGATAAGATGCAACAAAGGTTGACCCTTTTAATGTAAAGCAATGCAACACTAGTTATGGGCATCCAGTGGTCCGTGGGCCACAAGAGGCCCTCTGCTTTATTTTGAGCGGTCCGCAAAGTAAATGCACTAAATGaatccagaaacacacagaaaaatatacaaaacgacaagaaaaatacacaaaacggctGAACAATTTACAAATGATACAAATGACAAgaattgaaagaaaaatatacaaaacaactatagaaatatgcaaaacgacagataaatatatacaaaatggcaacagaaatacacaaaatgacagaaatatactgtacataaaacgacaacaaaaatgcacaaaatgacaaaaaaaatacacaaaatgattaaaattttatgaaacaacataagaaatacataaaatgacaaaaaacatacaaaactacaatggaaataaacaaaatgacaaaaaaaatatataaaatgacaacagaaatacagataatgaatacaaaaacacacgctATGGCAGATTGGATGAAACGTTGCAGGAATGGAGTTTTTTCTCCCacatataaacatttattaagtaGACTTTTTAGATAAGAATATGAAAATTAAAACATGAGCTGAAGCCACAGGCTTAGTTTTTATTCTCTATTCCTGTTCCTTAGAATGTTCAATAGCATTCACTAGCTTAGAAGACAGATTAGTGAAAGTTGCGATCTCACAATGATGGGAGGTCAAATCATATTTCCGCTGTTTGTTCGCTTGATGAACTTCATCAGTTCAACACTGGAGTTCGTGACACACTTTGCTCCACATCTGTTCCTCAGATTCCAGCTGTTGTCCATGTCTTATTTGTGCTCTTTGTGTGTGCGGGTGTGCGTGTTGCAGTTGGCTCTCCTCAACCCCATACAGAACCCCTACCTGGAGCTGGCCATTGTCATGCTCATCGTCCCATTCTTCGTCAACGTAAGTCTGCCTGAGCTTTGTGTCCAATTCCACACTTTTTATGTGTCAAACACTTCACTGTGTGCATGTGCTGGTTTACATTTCAGGAGTTTAATAAgtaatttgtgcttttcatgtgttCCTCAGGCCCTCATGTTCTGGGTGGTGGACAATTTCCTGATGAAAAAGCACAGGACAAAAGCAAAGctagaggagagagagg is a genomic window containing:
- the stimate gene encoding store-operated calcium entry regulator STIMATE, giving the protein MSGVNMLSKPGGLGLTGPGGGAGLSSGSLTNSSVSSNPTPGTDTRGCENGALMDSFGILLQGLLAVMAFSTLMLKRFREPKHERRPWKIWFLDTSKQAIGMLFIHFANVYLSDLTESDPCSLYLINFLLDASLGMLLIYAGVRAVSAVVEWRQWESLRFGEYGEPVQCTAWLGQCILYILIVMFEKVLMMLVLLIPQWKKLALLNPIQNPYLELAIVMLIVPFFVNALMFWVVDNFLMKKHRTKAKLEEREEDSRGNGKVRYRRALSHEDSESEILFSADDEMDESDEEDVRRLTGLKTVKKKKHRMGIPV